From Vallitalea longa, the proteins below share one genomic window:
- a CDS encoding endo-alpha-N-acetylgalactosaminidase family protein, which translates to MSNNNGWRNISGDFYDWTITKEPEKPYIHDYSKTLCLKLFCSIPDNKGNSIVACNFQQALDIIEKIDNLTREIDKIVYLVGWQFQGHDDKYPSWSQVNEDLKRTEDKTAEDSLKWLMEEALKYHTTVSLHINMTDAYKDSPLWDTYVQKDLISKEENGSLLKIGTWNHKDSYQVCYKNEWESGYATKRIDDLINMLPIRKAGTIHIDAFFARESKGHDITISEEQSYRRKIIRYWRSRGIDVTSEFIYRENEIDDLIGLVPMVWHINQNLEDYLKRPANLLTGGRINRDLTEYDEKLAILFGESMHGEGLLINNDDLTKIKSGWQVKFLEVFCLDTLPWYFLNNCNRIYVEGVKPNRIAYYDKNICVYEQDRIITINDKPIKVNGDVFIEVLWKDTKEIIAYSKEGYKNRKWDMPDSFENVESVTICRITDNGLVNIKNNVQLIDNTIILSLEKNEGIIIEPYDAGKS; encoded by the coding sequence ATGAGTAACAATAATGGATGGAGAAACATATCTGGTGATTTTTATGATTGGACTATAACAAAGGAGCCTGAAAAACCATATATCCATGATTATTCTAAGACATTATGTTTGAAACTATTCTGTTCTATTCCCGATAATAAAGGTAATAGTATAGTAGCCTGCAATTTTCAACAAGCACTCGATATAATTGAAAAGATAGATAACCTTACAAGAGAAATTGACAAAATTGTTTATTTGGTAGGATGGCAGTTTCAAGGTCATGATGATAAATATCCATCATGGTCTCAAGTTAATGAAGATTTAAAAAGAACGGAAGACAAAACTGCTGAGGATAGCCTTAAATGGCTGATGGAAGAAGCATTAAAATATCATACGACAGTAAGTTTACATATTAATATGACAGATGCATATAAAGATAGTCCTTTATGGGATACTTATGTGCAAAAGGACCTGATATCCAAAGAAGAAAATGGTTCATTATTAAAAATCGGTACATGGAATCATAAAGACTCATATCAAGTATGTTACAAAAATGAATGGGAAAGTGGTTATGCCACAAAGCGTATTGATGATTTAATAAATATGTTACCTATCAGAAAAGCAGGAACTATACATATTGATGCATTCTTTGCAAGAGAAAGTAAGGGACATGATATAACAATTAGTGAAGAACAAAGCTATAGAAGGAAAATAATCAGGTATTGGAGAAGTAGAGGAATCGATGTAACTAGTGAATTCATATATAGAGAAAATGAAATAGATGATTTAATAGGATTAGTTCCTATGGTGTGGCATATTAATCAAAATCTTGAAGATTATCTTAAGAGACCAGCAAATCTTTTAACAGGGGGAAGAATTAACAGAGATCTAACAGAATATGATGAAAAATTGGCAATTCTATTTGGCGAGAGTATGCATGGAGAAGGATTATTGATTAATAATGATGATCTAACTAAAATCAAGTCAGGATGGCAGGTCAAATTTTTAGAAGTATTCTGTTTAGATACGTTACCATGGTATTTCTTAAATAATTGTAACAGAATATATGTAGAAGGTGTAAAACCTAATAGAATCGCTTATTATGATAAGAATATATGTGTATACGAACAAGATAGAATAATTACAATAAATGATAAACCAATTAAAGTTAATGGTGATGTATTTATTGAAGTCCTATGGAAAGATACTAAAGAAATAATTGCTTACAGTAAAGAAGGTTATAAAAACAGAAAATGGGATATGCCTGATAGTTTTGAAAATGTTGAAAGTGTTACTATTTGTAGAATAACAGATAATGGATTAGTGAATATAAAAAATAATGTTCAACTCATTGACAATACAATAATATTGTCACTAGAAAAAAATGAAGGAATCATTATAGAACCATATGATGCTGGTAAATCATAA